A window of Belonocnema kinseyi isolate 2016_QV_RU_SX_M_011 chromosome 9, B_treatae_v1, whole genome shotgun sequence contains these coding sequences:
- the LOC117179491 gene encoding uncharacterized protein LOC117179491 yields the protein MMAILSIFSSIFMLYRSISCQNFTVFHFYSAIQVEVIKSGKHSVKQFFDTVIQTDNSIPLPCGNKINTLSTGRNRSGPIQFNRRRRRITVTLWWIPRQGICIRIYPPSFLKDSGSICNG from the exons ATGATGGCTATTCTGAGCATATTCTCCAGCATTTTCATGCTGTATCGGAGTATTAGCTGTCagaatttcactgtttttcattTCTATAGCGCTATACAGGTTGAGGTCATCAAATCTGGCAAACACTCCGTCAAACAGTTCTTCGACACAGTTATCCAGACTGACAACTCGATCCCCCTCCCCTGCGGAAACAAGATAAACACGCTCTCAACCGGCCGTAATCGAAGCGGACCCATCCAGTTCAACCGAAGAAGACGACGAATCACCGTCACCCTGTGGTGGATTCCTCGACAAGGCATCTGCATTAGAATTTATCCTCCCAG CTTTCTGAAGGATTCTGGAAGCATATGCAATGGGTGA